A window of Citrus sinensis cultivar Valencia sweet orange chromosome 7, DVS_A1.0, whole genome shotgun sequence contains these coding sequences:
- the LOC102623670 gene encoding 26S proteasome regulatory subunit 6B homolog: protein MAASAMVLDPKPVSEPPPSTRSDLTEQWSDEDDLYSRLKSLQRQLEFIDIQEEYVKDEQKNLKRELLRAQEEVKRIQSVPLVIGQFMEMVDQNNGIVGSTTGSNYYVRILSTINRELLKPSASVALHRHSNALVDVLPPEADSSISLLSQSEKPDVTYNDIGGCDIQKQEIREAVELPLTHHELYKQIGIDPPRGVLLYGPPGTGKTMLAKAVANHTTAAFIRVVGSEFVQKYLGEGPRMVRDVFRLAKENAPAIIFIDEVDAIATARFDAQTGADREVQRILMELLNQMDGFDQTVNVKVIMATNRADTLDPALLRPGRLDRKIEFPLPDRRQKRLVFQVCTAKMNLSDEVDLEDYVSRPDKISAAEIAAICQEAGMHAVRKNRYVILPKDFEKGYRTNVKKPDTDFEFYK, encoded by the exons ATGGCAGCCTCAGCGATGGTTCTAGACCCGAAGCCAGTATCGGAGCCACCACCGTCAACAAGATCCGATCTGACGGAGCAATGGTCGGACGAAGACGACCTCTACAGCCGACTTAAATCCCTGCAACGGCAGCTCGAGTTCATCGACATCCAAGAAGAGTACGTCAAAGACGAGCAAAAGAACTTGAAGCGTGAACTGCTACGCGCCCAGGAGGAGGTGAAGCGGATCCAATCGGTGCCGTTGGTAATCGGACAGTTCATGGAGATGGTGGACCAGAATAACGGCATCGTGGGGTCCACCACCGGCTCTAACTACTACGTCAGGATTCTTAGCACTATTAATCGGGAGTTGTTGAAACCGTCCGCTTCCGTCGCTCTCCACCGTCACTCTAACGCCCTTGTTGACGTTCTTCCGCCGGAAGCCGATTCCAGTATTTCTCTTCTAAGCCAGTCCGAGAAGCCCGACGTTACTTATAAT GATATTGGAGGATGTGATATTCAAAAGCAGGAAATTCGTGAGGCTGTGGAGTTACCGCTGACTCACCATGAGCTATACAAGCAAATTGGTATAGATCCTCCACGTGGTGTTTTACTTTATGGTCCTCCTGGAACTGGTAAAACTATGCTTGCGAAGGCTGTTGCCAATCATACAACTGCAGCATTCATTAGAGTTGTTGGCTCTGAGTTTGTTCAGAAGTACCTGGGTGAG GGTCCACGAATGGTTCGGGATGTTTTTCGTCTTGCTAAAGAGAATGCCCctgctattatttttattgatgaggTAGATGCTATAGCTACAGCTAGGTTTGATGCTCAAACTGGAGCTGATAGAGAAGTTCAACGAATCCTTATGGAACTCCTCAATCAG ATGGACGGATTTGATCAGACTGTAAATGTTAAGGTCATCATGGCAACAAATCGGGCTGACACATTGGACCCTGCACTTCTCCGTCCTGGAAGGCTTGACcgaaaaattgaatttcctTTGCCTGATAGACGACAAAAGAGGCTCGTTTTTCAG GTTTGCACGGCAAAGATGAACTTAAGCGATGAGGTAGACTTGGAGGATTATGTTTCCCGTCCGGATAAAATCAGTGCTGCTGAG ATTGCAGCCATCTGCCAAGAGGCAGGAATGCATGCTGTGCGCAAGAACAGGTATGTCATACTCCCCAAGGACTTTGAAAAGGGTTATCGGACCAATGTGAAGAAGCCCGACACCGACTTCGAATTTTACAAGTGA
- the LOC127898873 gene encoding uncharacterized protein LOC127898873, giving the protein MAAQLVWTPVDVVTQRLMVANGADARYVNGVDMFRKIVRNDGVRGLYMGFGISILTNAPSNAVWWASYSVAQRLVWGGVGCFLRRKYGDREGDMMMIRPDSKTVMAFQGVSAAMVGGLSTLIMMPLDTIKTNFK; this is encoded by the coding sequence ATGGCTGCTCAGCTTGTCTGGACCCCAGTTGATGTTGTGACTCAGAGGCTTATGGTGGCTAATGGGGCCGATGCTAGATACGTAAATGGGGTTGATATGTTTAGGAAGATTGTTAGAAATGATGGGGTTAGAGGATTGTATATGGGTTTCGGGATTTCAATCTTGACAAATGCACCATCAAATGCAGTTTGGTGGGCGTCTTATTCCGTTGCTCAAAGGCTTGTTTGGGGTGGAGTTGGGTGTTTCTTGCGCAGGAAATATGGTGACCGTGAGGGtgatatgatgatgattaggCCGGATTCAAAAACTGTGATGGCATTTCAGGGAGTGAGTGCAGCCATGGTTGGTGGTTTATCGACTTTGATTATGATGCCACTTGATACGATTAAAACGAATTTTAAATGA
- the LOC127898874 gene encoding uncharacterized protein LOC127898874 has product MAELGCNREVETVSHALLDCKAARKIWYHATSSVQIPNAQNHDILEFIYEVWSTWGKTEAEQAIAFCWAVWFARNKRIFEGKKLDPRASAAKAESLLEAYHRARKPDASHIHNVKRIVQKKWEPPPGNFLKVNVDAAINNRDQVAWLGAVIKDPSGKIVVAGTKQVPLREGVSFAEDEAMEWGLQVAKELSLSALIMEADCKEVVDLLNNTKGSRTGISWVISYIQEKRRDFKDVKFRHIPRTCNTCAHSLAKLAIGANTSAVWLDHIPAEILNVLNSVV; this is encoded by the exons ATGGCCGAATTG GGGTGCAACAGGGAGGTGGAGACAGTCAGTCATGCACTCTTGGATTGCAAAGCAGCAAGGAAAATCTGGTATCATGCCACTTCTTCAGTCCAAATACCAAATGCCCAGAATCATGATATTCTAGAATTCATCTATGAGGTGTGGAGCACTTGGGGAAAAACAGAGGCTGAGCAAGCAATAGCTTTCTGTTGGGCAGTATGGTTTGCAAGAAACAAAAGGATTTTCGAAGGAAAAAAGTTAGACCCAAGAGCCTCAGCAGCAAAGGCTGAATCACTTCTAGAAGCATACCATAGAGCTCGAAAACCAGATGCATCTCACATTCATAATGTCAAAAGGATTGTGCAGAAAAAGTGGGAGCCCCCACCTGGAAATTTCCTCAAGGTTAATGTGGATGCAGCAATAAATAACAGGGACCAAGTAGCATGGTTGGGAGCTGTTATAAAAGACCCAAGTGGCAAGATAGTGGTGGCAGGCACAAAGCAAGTTCCACTGAGGGAGGGAGTGAGCTTTGCAGAAGATGAAGCGATGGAGTGGGGCTTGCAGGTAGCAAAAGAACTCTCTCTATCCGCTTTGATCATGGAGGCAGATTGCAAAGAAGTGGTGGACTTACTTAACAACACCAAGGGCAGTAGAACAGGTATAAGCTGGGTTATCTCATACATCCAGGAGAAACGACGTGACTTTAAAGATGTCAAGTTCAGACATATTCCAAGAACTTGTAACACTTGTGCCCATTCCTTGGCAAAGCTTGCTATAGGAGCAAATACTTCAGCTGTCTGGCTGGATCACATTCCAGCCGAGATATTGAATGTATTAAACAGTGttgtttga